One window of Acetomicrobium thermoterrenum DSM 13490 genomic DNA carries:
- a CDS encoding metal ABC transporter ATP-binding protein yields the protein MTGPQDIYFEDVWFSYNGSFVLRQVSFSVPTREFLIIIGPNGGGKTTLLKLMLGLCSPQRGKIILFGEYTPREASHLLGYVPQNTNINLDFPVSVIDVVLMGRLRGLKFLYTKEDRRAAEEALEIMGMDKYANARMRELSQGQRQRVLIARALVSQPRILLLDEPTASVDVEAQRILYDRLRELNEKITIVLVSHDMTVISSYATAVACVNGTVYYHGSKEITSEMLQMAYGSCPVELVAHGIPHRVLAKHDGDRDA from the coding sequence ATGACAGGCCCACAGGATATCTATTTCGAAGACGTCTGGTTTTCATACAACGGTTCCTTCGTGCTCCGGCAGGTTTCCTTTTCAGTGCCGACAAGGGAATTTCTGATCATTATCGGTCCAAACGGAGGGGGAAAGACCACGCTTCTAAAGCTGATGCTGGGGCTTTGCTCCCCTCAAAGGGGAAAGATCATCCTTTTTGGCGAATACACGCCAAGAGAGGCTTCGCACCTGTTGGGTTACGTCCCCCAAAACACAAATATAAATCTGGATTTTCCCGTCAGTGTCATCGACGTGGTGCTAATGGGAAGGTTGCGGGGTTTGAAATTCCTTTACACGAAAGAGGACAGAAGGGCCGCCGAGGAAGCACTTGAAATCATGGGCATGGACAAATATGCCAACGCCAGGATGAGAGAGCTTTCGCAGGGACAGAGACAGCGCGTGTTAATCGCCCGGGCACTGGTCTCTCAACCAAGGATATTGCTGCTAGACGAACCCACGGCAAGCGTTGATGTCGAAGCGCAGAGGATACTATACGACAGATTGAGGGAGCTGAACGAAAAGATAACCATAGTACTCGTAAGTCATGATATGACCGTGATATCGAGCTATGCCACAGCCGTGGCTTGCGTCAACGGCACGGTCTATTATCACGGTTCAAAGGAGATAACTTCTGAGATGCTCCAGATGGCCTACGGATCCTGCCCCGTGGAGCTGGTAGCCCACGGCATTCCCCACAGAGTACTGGCCAAACACGACGGTGATCGCGATGCTTGA
- a CDS encoding histidine phosphatase family protein — MLRYYLMRHGETTWNAKDVFQGKQDTPLSEKGLLQAELTANLASRIGKARIWCSPLKRALQTAKLLAERGGYEILTEKGLMEIDHGKWERLHVEEVKRLYPESFEMWHKEPDKVVMPDGESLRDVQERALRVLTKIRESGEEQAIIMTHDAVIKCLLCHWLELPLSKYWSFKFSNCSVSIVEEDDKGKAVILLLDDVCHLEQGWTWPEQKSV; from the coding sequence ATGTTGCGATACTACCTCATGAGACACGGAGAAACGACCTGGAACGCCAAGGACGTATTTCAGGGGAAGCAGGACACGCCTTTAAGCGAAAAGGGCCTGCTTCAAGCCGAGCTTACGGCTAACCTCGCTTCCCGGATCGGAAAGGCAAGGATATGGTGCAGTCCCCTAAAGAGGGCATTGCAAACGGCAAAACTCCTGGCCGAAAGGGGCGGATATGAGATACTAACAGAAAAAGGCCTGATGGAGATAGATCACGGCAAATGGGAACGCCTTCATGTGGAAGAGGTAAAACGTCTTTATCCAGAATCCTTTGAGATGTGGCACAAAGAGCCCGATAAGGTCGTCATGCCCGATGGCGAAAGCCTGAGGGACGTTCAGGAACGGGCTTTAAGGGTTTTGACCAAAATAAGGGAAAGCGGAGAAGAGCAGGCTATTATAATGACCCATGACGCCGTGATCAAATGTCTTCTCTGCCATTGGCTCGAGCTTCCTCTCTCGAAGTACTGGAGTTTCAAGTTCTCGAACTGCAGCGTATCCATAGTGGAGGAAGACGATAAGGGTAAGGCAGTCATCTTGCTCCTCGACGATGTATGCCACTTAGAACAAGGCTGGACCTGGCCAGAACAAAAATCGGTGTAA
- a CDS encoding HIT family protein, whose protein sequence is MDVLHAPWRMKYIDKSNKEKIDCIFCEFIKEREDEKRLILYRGKKAFIMFNAFPYNPGHLMVAPYHHTGNYDELNQEEILEINLLVQKCLKALKKTMDPHGFNIGINMGKVAGAGFEDHVHVHIVPRWEGDTNFMPVVGETKVIPEALDVTYRKLKEAWEE, encoded by the coding sequence ATGGATGTTCTCCATGCACCATGGCGAATGAAATATATAGACAAATCGAACAAGGAAAAGATAGATTGCATATTTTGCGAGTTCATAAAAGAAAGGGAAGACGAAAAAAGGCTAATATTATACAGAGGCAAAAAAGCCTTCATAATGTTTAACGCCTTCCCTTATAACCCGGGGCACCTAATGGTGGCGCCCTATCACCATACGGGCAATTACGACGAATTAAATCAGGAGGAGATATTGGAGATAAACCTCCTCGTCCAAAAGTGCTTAAAAGCTCTTAAAAAAACTATGGATCCCCATGGATTCAACATCGGAATAAACATGGGAAAAGTCGCAGGAGCCGGTTTCGAGGACCACGTTCACGTGCACATAGTCCCCAGGTGGGAGGGTGACACTAATTTCATGCCCGTTGTCGGAGAGACAAAGGTGATACCGGAAGCCCTGGATGTCACCTACAGGAAGCTAAAGGAGGCGTGGGAGGAATAG
- the serA gene encoding phosphoglycerate dehydrogenase produces the protein MFKVLITEHIHEEGLKELYEAPNIEAILRLNMSQEELCDAVKDIDALITRSGTAVDKKLLEAGKKLKVVARVGVGVDNIDLGAASKRGIIVLNSPTGNTLAATELTMGMIFSIARKIPQANNSLLSGEWKREKFLGTQLYGKTLLIVGLGRIGSSVATRAKALGMEIFCYDPYINPKKAENLGVKRLDDLRGALSLADFVTLHVPLTHETRNIINEETLKSIKRGAYLINCARGGIVDEGACAKALKEDRLAGAAFDVHVVEPAKESPLFDPALIEKVVVTPHIGANTREAQRAVAEIVVKNLIKALSGEPYENAVNLPYMENKMTLQEREFLSLARRMGMIAACVIKEHVDEITVAMAGPLFEEVEISLPFEVPYRYMPFTAAALKGLLEVRLGPEVNAMSAPLLAKEHGISVFESRREARTYKNVLAIEVKSQNKTFSMAGTVTEEGKKRIVGVDDYEIDFVPEGWVLLFSNHDRPGVIGKIGTLLGDYGVNIANFALGRKNGSGLAIAALQLDSSIPKEAMEKIQKDADLIWAHLINLKGE, from the coding sequence ATGTTTAAAGTCTTAATAACAGAACATATTCACGAAGAGGGCTTGAAGGAACTCTATGAGGCACCTAACATCGAGGCAATCCTTCGGTTGAACATGTCGCAGGAGGAGCTTTGCGATGCCGTCAAAGACATCGACGCCCTGATCACCAGGAGCGGAACTGCCGTGGACAAAAAGCTGCTGGAAGCAGGCAAAAAGTTAAAAGTGGTAGCCAGAGTCGGAGTGGGAGTAGACAATATCGATTTAGGCGCTGCGAGCAAGAGGGGGATTATAGTGCTCAACTCGCCCACGGGTAATACTCTTGCCGCCACGGAGCTTACCATGGGGATGATATTTTCGATCGCAAGAAAAATCCCGCAGGCGAACAATTCACTGCTGTCGGGAGAGTGGAAGAGGGAGAAGTTTCTCGGGACGCAACTTTACGGAAAGACCCTTTTGATAGTTGGCCTGGGGAGGATAGGCTCCTCAGTCGCAACGCGGGCAAAGGCGTTGGGAATGGAGATATTTTGTTACGATCCATACATAAATCCGAAAAAGGCCGAAAACCTCGGAGTTAAACGTCTGGACGATCTAAGGGGAGCTTTATCCCTCGCAGATTTTGTAACCCTTCACGTGCCCCTCACGCACGAGACCAGAAACATAATCAACGAAGAAACTCTGAAATCTATCAAAAGAGGAGCATATCTGATAAATTGTGCCAGAGGAGGGATCGTAGACGAAGGAGCCTGTGCGAAGGCGCTCAAGGAAGACAGGTTGGCCGGGGCTGCTTTCGACGTCCACGTCGTAGAACCGGCAAAGGAAAGCCCCCTTTTCGACCCCGCCTTAATAGAGAAGGTCGTCGTAACACCCCATATAGGAGCAAACACCAGGGAGGCCCAAAGAGCCGTCGCCGAGATCGTGGTGAAAAACCTCATAAAAGCGCTATCGGGCGAACCCTACGAAAATGCCGTAAACCTCCCCTATATGGAAAACAAGATGACCCTTCAGGAAAGGGAGTTTCTGTCGCTTGCCAGAAGGATGGGCATGATAGCGGCTTGTGTCATCAAGGAACACGTTGATGAAATCACCGTGGCCATGGCCGGACCCTTATTTGAAGAGGTCGAGATAAGCTTGCCCTTTGAAGTACCCTACAGATATATGCCCTTCACGGCAGCGGCTCTTAAGGGGCTTCTCGAGGTAAGGCTGGGCCCTGAAGTGAACGCCATGTCGGCGCCTCTTCTCGCAAAAGAACATGGTATAAGCGTCTTCGAGAGCAGGCGAGAGGCAAGGACGTATAAAAATGTACTTGCCATCGAAGTCAAATCCCAAAATAAGACCTTTTCTATGGCGGGAACGGTGACGGAGGAGGGCAAAAAGCGAATAGTAGGCGTAGACGATTACGAGATAGATTTCGTTCCCGAGGGGTGGGTGCTGCTTTTTTCCAACCACGACAGGCCTGGGGTCATAGGAAAGATAGGCACATTGCTGGGAGATTACGGAGTAAACATCGCAAACTTTGCCCTGGGAAGGAAAAACGGGAGCGGACTTGCCATCGCTGCCCTTCAACTTGACAGCAGCATTCCAAAAGAGGCAATGGAAAAGATCCAAAAAGATGCAGATTTAATCTGGGCCCATCTGATAAACCTCAAAGGAGAGTGA
- a CDS encoding metal ABC transporter solute-binding protein, Zn/Mn family codes for MGRTIGHRSLIKILLLFLSVSLFLGKNTSAFADTFADNGRIAFVSVPPIAYFVEKIGGETIRVESLINPGDDPHVYEPKPKQMADLSKARLYFSTNFPFERNLLTKIKATNPNLTITNTGYGISYIADAAHKGHEGEDGFDPHIWTSPLNAFKIAENIYRELVSANPEEVEIYRKNYLELLRSITKLDEELWERSKSARGMKFLVFHPAWSYFARDYGLIQVPVEQEGKEPKGAQLSRLIEDAKKEGIKVLFVSPQHSKRSAKIIADAIGAKIVEIDPLSKKWDESLRSMVEILCEAL; via the coding sequence ATGGGCAGGACGATAGGACACAGAAGTCTGATTAAGATACTTTTGCTTTTTTTAAGCGTATCGTTGTTTTTGGGCAAAAACACATCTGCATTTGCAGATACATTTGCAGATAATGGAAGAATAGCCTTCGTTTCGGTGCCACCTATTGCATATTTTGTCGAAAAAATAGGGGGGGAGACGATAAGGGTGGAATCGCTCATAAATCCCGGCGACGATCCTCACGTATATGAGCCAAAACCGAAACAAATGGCGGACCTTTCAAAGGCAAGGTTATATTTTTCCACGAACTTTCCCTTTGAGAGGAACCTTTTGACGAAGATAAAGGCCACGAACCCTAATCTGACAATAACCAACACCGGCTATGGAATTTCATATATAGCAGATGCAGCACATAAAGGCCATGAAGGGGAGGATGGCTTCGACCCTCACATTTGGACCTCACCTTTAAACGCTTTTAAGATAGCGGAAAATATCTACAGGGAGCTCGTTTCCGCAAACCCAGAAGAAGTAGAAATCTACAGGAAAAATTATCTGGAACTGCTGAGAAGCATAACAAAACTGGACGAGGAGTTATGGGAAAGGTCAAAGTCAGCAAGGGGGATGAAATTTCTGGTCTTTCACCCTGCATGGAGTTATTTTGCGAGAGATTACGGTTTAATTCAAGTTCCCGTGGAACAGGAAGGCAAGGAACCCAAGGGTGCTCAACTGTCCCGTTTAATCGAAGATGCCAAAAAAGAAGGAATTAAAGTGCTCTTCGTCTCTCCTCAGCATTCGAAAAGAAGCGCTAAAATCATTGCTGACGCCATAGGAGCAAAGATCGTTGAGATTGACCCCCTCTCCAAGAAATGGGACGAAAGCTTAAGGTCCATGGTCGAAATTCTCTGCGAGGCTCTCTAG
- a CDS encoding Fur family transcriptional regulator — protein sequence MNENTASEILRSKGLAATKQRVAIFLKIKECNCHFTAGELHRMLAEDKFRERVDLATVYRTIKTFERAGLLKCVAETGNCRYYGMIDNCGFEHPHFYCRKCGRLFCLKTMKLDSKGIGNLEKIGFEPQFLLLTVEGLCAQCSKGGHSKDGQDDRTQKSD from the coding sequence ATGAATGAAAATACAGCAAGTGAAATTTTAAGGAGCAAGGGCCTGGCAGCAACGAAACAGAGAGTTGCAATTTTTCTAAAAATTAAGGAGTGCAATTGCCATTTCACGGCAGGGGAATTGCATCGAATGCTTGCTGAAGATAAATTCAGGGAAAGGGTGGACCTTGCCACCGTTTATCGGACGATTAAGACCTTTGAAAGAGCAGGCTTGCTCAAATGCGTGGCCGAGACCGGCAATTGTCGATACTACGGGATGATCGATAACTGCGGCTTTGAACACCCCCACTTTTATTGCAGGAAATGCGGGCGATTATTTTGCCTTAAAACGATGAAGCTGGACTCGAAGGGTATAGGAAATCTCGAAAAAATTGGCTTCGAGCCTCAGTTTCTGCTCCTTACGGTAGAGGGCTTATGTGCACAATGTAGCAAAGGAGGACATTCTAAGGATGGGCAGGACGATAGGACACAGAAGTCTGATTAA
- a CDS encoding electron transfer flavoprotein subunit beta/FixA family protein translates to MNIIVLTKVVPDIERVKFDAARGVVDRSSAPQEINPFDLNAIEEAVRLKERHGGRITAISMGPSDVEQTLKDTIARGVDEAILLTDKKFAGSDTLATSYALSQAIKSTGDFDIVICGEKTVDGDTGQVGGEVSEWLGISYLPYTSKLDYEDGKFKARVELEDIIYEVEASPPLLVSVTKDINTPRLPGFREKLNARKTQVKKMDAEGIEADEGRLGFNGSPTWVYKIEVPEEGQRDCKIYKDPESGLKEIMIMLESRDLI, encoded by the coding sequence ATGAATATAATTGTGCTGACAAAGGTCGTGCCCGACATAGAAAGGGTGAAGTTCGACGCAGCCAGGGGAGTGGTGGACAGAAGTTCGGCACCACAGGAGATCAACCCCTTCGACCTCAACGCCATAGAGGAGGCCGTAAGGCTTAAAGAGCGTCACGGAGGGAGGATAACGGCCATATCCATGGGCCCGAGTGATGTAGAGCAAACCCTCAAAGACACCATAGCCAGGGGCGTCGACGAGGCCATTTTGCTCACGGACAAGAAGTTTGCAGGCTCTGACACCTTGGCGACCTCTTATGCCCTGTCTCAGGCGATTAAGTCCACAGGCGACTTCGACATAGTGATCTGCGGAGAAAAGACCGTGGATGGCGACACGGGACAGGTGGGAGGCGAGGTATCGGAGTGGCTTGGCATATCATACCTTCCCTATACGTCTAAGTTGGATTACGAAGATGGGAAATTCAAGGCAAGAGTGGAGCTTGAGGACATTATATATGAGGTGGAAGCCAGCCCTCCATTGCTCGTCTCCGTCACCAAGGATATAAACACCCCACGCCTTCCTGGGTTTAGGGAAAAGCTCAATGCCCGAAAGACCCAGGTAAAGAAGATGGATGCCGAGGGGATCGAAGCCGACGAAGGTCGCCTGGGTTTTAACGGATCACCTACATGGGTATACAAGATAGAGGTGCCCGAGGAAGGGCAGAGGGATTGCAAAATATACAAAGACCCCGAAAGCGGATTGAAGGAGATCATGATCATGTTGGAATCGAGGGATTTGATATGA
- a CDS encoding biotin transporter BioY, giving the protein MSNSEIKYIILAGLFVCLTAAGAWIRIPFPLVPLTLQVFFVLLSGMCLGPKWGAMSQVVYIGMGLMGLPVFAGTSGPHIFFSPTFGYLIGFIVASYLAGSVSKGSAKLPRYLLGSFLGVGAIYFCGVTGLYLNLNYVVGKDISLLGALKIGVLPFLAADTLKAAAATILAYRIVPQLKTIEPRVGLETKR; this is encoded by the coding sequence ATGTCCAATTCTGAAATTAAATATATAATCCTGGCGGGATTGTTCGTCTGTCTGACGGCAGCGGGAGCATGGATTAGAATTCCCTTTCCTCTCGTTCCTCTGACTCTACAGGTATTTTTCGTTCTCCTTTCCGGGATGTGTTTGGGGCCGAAGTGGGGTGCCATGTCTCAGGTCGTATATATAGGCATGGGTTTGATGGGGTTGCCCGTCTTTGCCGGCACGAGCGGGCCTCATATCTTCTTTTCTCCTACCTTCGGCTATTTGATAGGCTTCATAGTCGCTTCCTACTTGGCCGGAAGCGTTTCTAAGGGGAGTGCAAAACTTCCTCGTTATCTTTTAGGGTCATTTCTTGGCGTGGGCGCGATATATTTTTGTGGGGTTACGGGTCTTTACCTGAATTTAAACTACGTGGTGGGGAAGGATATATCATTGCTGGGCGCCCTTAAAATCGGAGTGCTGCCTTTTTTGGCGGCCGACACGCTAAAGGCAGCTGCGGCTACCATACTTGCCTACAGGATCGTTCCGCAGCTCAAGACAATTGAGCCTCGAGTTGGGTTGGAGACAAAACGTTGA
- a CDS encoding AI-2E family transporter produces the protein MSEHDRHRPRKSGDRTFVINWYSFQTLLMLLSFLCIVAGGAVLRAARSVVMPLVIAWLLSFIFKPALLKLEKKKIPRGLAVSLILTLFFVICLLAFALLYRRILPFVNAFPNYYGRLMNIVQEIGQKTDLPTDLLMEFDLGRRLTPLLFALPGTVISLISNFFLIVVFLVFILFGTPASTERLRRAFSLTMAERVQQIINSISYQIGRYLLTAVVISASTGVAVWLALSVIGVDFSVNWGVLAFVLNFIPYVGSLIASIPPILVALVQFYPDIKPAITTAIVLLVIQMSIGNFLAPKVVGDALNINPIVVLLSLLFWGWLWGGVGAVLAVPIAVVIKITCENVPILRPVAILMESRRTKK, from the coding sequence ATGTCCGAACACGATCGCCATAGGCCAAGAAAATCCGGGGATAGAACATTCGTTATAAATTGGTACAGCTTCCAAACTTTACTGATGCTACTGAGTTTTCTCTGTATTGTGGCCGGAGGTGCCGTTTTGCGCGCGGCCAGAAGCGTTGTCATGCCTCTGGTCATTGCATGGCTACTTTCTTTTATATTTAAACCGGCGCTGTTGAAACTTGAAAAGAAGAAAATACCTCGAGGTTTGGCCGTCTCACTGATCCTAACGCTATTTTTTGTCATTTGTCTATTGGCCTTCGCATTGCTTTACAGGAGGATACTGCCCTTTGTCAATGCCTTTCCGAATTATTATGGCCGCTTAATGAATATAGTTCAGGAGATAGGCCAAAAAACCGACCTGCCTACGGATCTTTTGATGGAATTCGACCTCGGAAGGCGACTTACCCCGTTGCTTTTTGCCCTTCCCGGTACAGTTATCTCCTTGATCAGCAATTTTTTTCTTATAGTAGTTTTTTTGGTGTTCATATTGTTCGGCACCCCGGCGTCCACGGAGAGGCTAAGGCGCGCCTTTTCTTTAACCATGGCAGAGCGGGTTCAACAGATAATAAATTCAATTTCATATCAGATCGGTCGATACTTGCTCACGGCAGTCGTCATAAGCGCATCGACGGGCGTAGCCGTATGGCTTGCTCTCTCAGTCATAGGTGTCGATTTTTCCGTCAACTGGGGAGTGTTGGCCTTTGTGCTTAACTTTATACCCTACGTCGGGTCATTGATTGCTTCCATTCCTCCCATATTGGTGGCTTTAGTGCAGTTTTACCCCGACATAAAACCTGCGATAACTACGGCCATTGTCCTCTTGGTCATACAGATGAGCATAGGGAATTTTCTTGCACCCAAAGTAGTGGGGGACGCCCTCAACATCAATCCCATCGTCGTACTCCTGTCGCTCCTTTTTTGGGGCTGGCTCTGGGGAGGAGTCGGTGCGGTTTTAGCCGTTCCTATAGCAGTAGTTATTAAAATCACCTGCGAAAACGTGCCCATATTACGCCCAGTTGCAATTCTAATGGAATCAAGGCGCACAAAAAAATAA
- a CDS encoding metal ABC transporter permease, producing the protein MLEALQYEFMRNALAAAILASIICGIMGTIVVSKKLVSMAGGVAHAAYGGIGMALYFGFSPQLGAIGFALASSIFMAWTTLRMASRADTVISIIWAVGMATGVIFSDLTPGYGADLMSYLFGSILMVAKEDILYMAILSLALCAFVPLFYGHLLAYSYDEDYARTRGVPVDVLHFTVIVLVSFSVVLTIRIVGLILVIALLSIPPYIAEKFCRSLAGMMATSFLLSMFFSVSGLAAAYALDLTSGAAIIIIAAIGYLAAEVYLKFRKKPRGA; encoded by the coding sequence ATGCTTGAGGCCCTCCAATACGAGTTCATGAGAAACGCACTGGCTGCTGCTATCCTGGCAAGCATCATATGCGGGATCATGGGAACGATTGTAGTCAGCAAAAAACTGGTATCCATGGCGGGAGGGGTAGCTCATGCGGCCTACGGGGGCATAGGAATGGCATTGTATTTCGGCTTTTCGCCCCAGCTTGGAGCAATCGGTTTTGCCCTTGCCTCCTCTATTTTCATGGCTTGGACGACTTTGAGGATGGCCTCCAGGGCCGATACGGTGATCAGCATCATATGGGCCGTGGGTATGGCTACAGGGGTGATATTTTCGGACCTCACCCCGGGGTACGGGGCAGACCTGATGAGCTATCTATTTGGCAGCATACTCATGGTCGCTAAAGAAGACATATTGTACATGGCAATACTGAGCCTGGCGCTTTGTGCTTTTGTACCACTCTTTTACGGGCATTTACTGGCCTATTCCTACGATGAAGACTACGCCCGAACGAGAGGAGTGCCGGTGGACGTCCTTCATTTCACGGTTATAGTATTGGTGTCCTTCTCCGTGGTGCTTACAATAAGGATCGTTGGACTGATTCTCGTAATAGCCCTTCTTTCCATCCCTCCCTACATAGCAGAAAAGTTTTGCCGGTCCTTGGCGGGGATGATGGCCACGTCCTTTCTCTTGAGCATGTTCTTTTCCGTTTCGGGCCTGGCGGCAGCTTACGCCCTCGATCTAACGTCGGGCGCAGCGATAATAATCATTGCCGCCATCGGTTATCTTGCCGCAGAGGTCTATTTAAAGTTCAGAAAAAAGCCAAGGGGGGCTTGA
- a CDS encoding IMPACT family protein, giving the protein MKEDQVYLEPKKGAAVELVIKRSRFIGHLEIARSTEDARRFIRTISKEHANATHNCWAYRVGVDLLREHYSDAGEPSGTAGKPILGEIARAGLTNTAIVVTRYFGGVKLGVRGLIEAYSLSAKEAIKAAGTVKRIKSRKIKIEVPYDKQGLIYSRFRSMGVEESMWEARYGERVLLFGHIPLSLVKEAEEMLISYAGQGWVVRWEWDIDR; this is encoded by the coding sequence TTGAAGGAAGATCAAGTTTACCTGGAACCCAAAAAAGGAGCCGCGGTAGAGCTTGTTATAAAGAGGTCTCGCTTCATCGGTCATCTTGAAATAGCGCGCTCGACCGAAGATGCAAGGAGATTCATAAGGACCATATCGAAGGAGCACGCAAATGCCACCCACAATTGCTGGGCCTACAGGGTAGGTGTAGATCTTCTTCGTGAGCACTATTCCGATGCAGGGGAACCTTCGGGAACGGCCGGCAAGCCTATATTGGGGGAGATCGCCCGGGCTGGCCTCACCAATACGGCGATAGTAGTGACTAGGTACTTCGGCGGGGTCAAGCTGGGTGTGAGGGGGCTCATAGAAGCTTACAGCCTATCTGCAAAAGAAGCGATTAAAGCAGCGGGAACGGTCAAAAGAATTAAAAGCAGAAAAATAAAAATAGAGGTGCCCTACGACAAACAAGGCCTAATTTACTCCAGGTTTAGATCCATGGGGGTGGAGGAGTCGATGTGGGAAGCCCGTTATGGGGAGAGGGTGCTTCTTTTCGGTCACATTCCCCTTTCTCTCGTGAAGGAGGCCGAGGAAATGCTAATCAGTTATGCGGGGCAGGGTTGGGTAGTTAGATGGGAATGGGATATCGACCGATAA
- a CDS encoding electron transfer flavoprotein subunit alpha/FixB family protein yields MTANIKREILVFAEQRRGRVHPVTIELLGKAIELSNRLPLMVSSVLMGRDVQGEAQELIYYGAKKVYLFEDSSLYSYDPILYKTNIVALAKEINPYAILFGSTHIGRSLAPRVAASLGTGLTADCTNLSIDEDGAFIQIRPAFTGNILAHIKTKTSPSMSTVRYKVMQRAKRDEKREGIIVKMTPLPNDPSWEVIDERVIEGINLPDAEVIVSGGRGLKRAEDFKMLEELAKLLGGVVGSSRPLVDEGWIGKEHQVGFSGNTVKPKLYIACGISGSPQHLAGMRDSEMIVAINSDPSAPIFRYADMGIIGDIYEIIPKMIEKLKRR; encoded by the coding sequence ATGACCGCTAATATTAAAAGAGAAATACTGGTCTTTGCCGAGCAACGCAGAGGCAGAGTTCACCCCGTCACAATTGAGCTTCTGGGCAAGGCCATTGAATTGAGCAATCGCCTTCCCCTCATGGTCTCATCGGTGCTTATGGGAAGGGACGTACAAGGCGAAGCGCAGGAATTAATTTATTATGGTGCAAAAAAGGTCTATCTCTTCGAAGACTCATCTTTGTATAGTTACGACCCGATTTTATATAAGACGAATATCGTAGCTTTGGCAAAGGAGATAAATCCCTACGCCATCCTCTTTGGGTCGACCCATATAGGAAGGTCCCTTGCTCCGCGGGTTGCCGCCTCCTTGGGAACCGGCCTGACGGCAGATTGCACGAATCTTTCCATAGACGAAGACGGGGCCTTTATCCAGATAAGGCCGGCCTTCACGGGAAATATATTGGCCCACATAAAGACCAAAACCTCTCCCAGCATGTCAACGGTTCGATACAAGGTCATGCAGCGCGCCAAAAGGGACGAAAAAAGAGAGGGCATTATCGTGAAGATGACGCCGCTGCCTAATGACCCCTCCTGGGAGGTAATTGACGAAAGAGTTATCGAGGGCATCAACCTTCCCGACGCTGAAGTCATAGTATCGGGCGGAAGGGGACTCAAAAGGGCGGAGGACTTCAAAATGTTAGAGGAGCTCGCGAAGCTTTTGGGAGGAGTCGTAGGATCGAGCAGGCCTCTCGTGGACGAAGGATGGATAGGGAAGGAACATCAAGTAGGTTTTAGCGGCAATACGGTAAAGCCAAAACTTTATATCGCCTGTGGCATCTCGGGAAGTCCGCAGCATCTAGCCGGAATGAGGGACTCCGAAATGATAGTGGCCATAAACAGCGACCCGTCGGCCCCCATTTTCAGATACGCCGATATGGGGATCATCGGCGATATTTACGAGATAATACCCAAAATGATAGAAAAACTTAAAAGACGGTAA